GGCGAGGACGTCACGCGCCTTGTCGCGGCGCCAGCGGATCAGCGGCCCCGCCGCCATGATCGCGACCATGGCCAAGGCGAGCGGCCCGGCGGCGCTGTTGAAGTAAGGCGGGCCGACCGACAGTTTCTCACCGGTCACCGCCTCGACGCCGAGCGGGTAGAGCGTGCCGACCAGGACGATGCCGAGGATCGCCGAAAGCAGAAGGTTGTTGGCGACCAGGGCGCCTTCGCGGCTGACCGGCTCGAAGGTCGCGCCTTCGCGCACCGTGCCGACCCGCAAGGCGAACAGCGCGAGCGCGCCGCCGATATAGAGGGTGAGCAGGATGAGGATGAAGAAGCCGCGCTCGGGATCGACGGCGAAGGCATGGACGCTGGTGAGGATGCCCGAGCGGACCAGGAAGGTGCCGACCATCGACATCGAGAACGCGACGACGGCGAGCATCACCGTCCAGGCACGCAGGGAATCGCGAGTCGCGAGCACGGTCACCGAGTGCAGCAAGGCGGTGGCGGCGAGCCAGGGCATGAGCGACGCATTCTCGACCGGATCCCAGAACCACCAGCCGCCCCAGCCGAGCTCGTAATAGGCCCAGTAGGAGCCGGCGGTGATGCCGAGCGTCAGGAAGATCCAGGCGGCGAGCACCCACGGCCGCATCGCGCGGGCGAAGGCCGCGCCGACGTCGCGGGTGACGAGCGCGCCGACCGCGAACGAGAAGGCGATCGAGATGCCGACATAGCCGAAATAGAGGGTCGGCGGATGGAAGGCGAGGCCCGGATCCTGCAGCAGGGGATTGAGCCCCTGCCCCTGCGCCGGCGCCGGATTGAGCCGCTCGAACGGGTTCGAGGCGAACAGGAGGAAGGCGTAGAAGCCGAGCGCGATCGCCGCCTGCGCGGCCAGGGTCGCGATCAGGGTGCGCTGCTCAAGCTTGCGCTCGAACAAAGCGACGGCGCCGCCGGCGACGGCGAGCACCGTCACCCAGAGCAGCATCGAGCCCTCGTGATTTCCCCACGCGCCGGCGAATTTGTAGAGCCACGGCTTGGCCGAATGGCTGTTGGCCGCGACCAGGGCGACCGACAGATCGGTGCGCAGGAAGAGCAGGACCAGGCAGGCGAAGGAGATGGCGACCAGCACCGCCTGCGCCGCCGCCACCGGGCGCACCGTGCCGAGCAGGCTCTCGCCGCCCTGGCGCAGCGCAAAGGCGCCGAATGCGAGCTGCATCAGCGACAATGAAGCCGCCAGCCAGAGGGCCGCCAGCCCGGCTTCCGCGATCATTGCAGCGTCTCGCTCTTATGCTTGTCGCCGGCCAGCTGCGGCGGCATGTAATTCTCGTCGTGCTTGGCGAGGATCTCGGTGGCCACGAACGTGCCGTCCGGCTGGAAGCGCCCCTCGGCGACGACCCCGCTATTCTCCTTGAAAAGGTCCGGGGCGATGCCGGTGAAGCGCACCGGGATCACCGCCTTGGTCTCGTCGTGGACGAGGAAGTCGATCGTCACGCCGTCGGCGGCGCGCTTGATCGAGCCGTCCGACACCATGCCGCCGATCCGCACCGCCCGGTCGAGCGGCAGGCCCTTTCGCGCCACGTCTGCCGGCGCGTAGAAATAGGCCGCCTCGTCCTTCAGCGCCGACATGCCGAGCAAGACGGCGGCGAGCACCGCGCCGATCGCGAGGATCAGCAGAGTGAGGCGCTGATTCTTGGCCTTCACCTGTCGCGCCTCAAGGCATCGGCGTCGCGCTCGGCGCGCTTCATGGCGGCATAGCTCCAGGCGGTGACGCCGAGCGTGCCGAGGACGGTGAGCGCATAGGAGCCGATGATGAAGGGCCAGTGGTTCATGCCGCCATCCTCCGCAGCCTTGCCTCGATCTTCTGCCGGGCGAGGATGGTGCGCATCCGCATCAGCACGATCGCGCCGAACAGGCAGGAGAAGCCGACCGCCGCGACCAGCACCGGCCACAGCATCGAGGCGTCGATGGTGGACGTGCCGCGCACGAAGCTGATGCTCTGACCCTGGTGGAGCGTGTTCCACCACAGCACCGAATAATGGATGATCGGGATGTTGATCGCCCCCAGCAGGCCGAAGATCGCGGTGATCCGCCCTTCCCCGCCGCGCTCGCGGTCGGCGTCGTCGAGCGCGATATAGGCGACGTAGAGGAACAGCAGGACGAGCATAGACGTCATGCGCCCGTCCCATTCCCAATAGGTGCCCCAGGTCGGCCGGCCCCAGAGCGAGCCGGTGACGAGGCAGATGGCGGTAAAGAGCGCGCCCGGCACCGCGATGGCGCGCGCGGCGACCGTCGCCAGCGGGTGGCGCCAGACGATCTGCAGCAGGCTGGCAATGGCGATCCCGGTCCAGCCGCCCATGCCGAGCCAGGCCGCGGGCACATGGACGTACATGATGCGGACGCTGTCGCCCTGCAGATAGTCGGCGGGCACGACGAATAGGCCTGCGCCCAGCGCGAGCAGGATCAGCCCGCATCCGACCCACCCCAGCCAGGCTGTGAGGGGACGTGCGAGCTTCAGAAATCGGGCTGGATTCGCGAACTTGTGCATTTCTTGCCGGGGTCCATGTAGCGAAGCTTCTCCGCTCCCGAAAGGGATGCGTCCCCGGTCTTGCCCTTTTTAGGCGGCGGCACCAGAAGCGCCGGACCCATGGCCGATCCCGCCTCCCCCTCTCCCCCGCAGCAAAACCGGCTCCTCGGCATCCTGCTGCGCCTCGGCGCGACGACCTGCTTCGGCTTCATGGCGGCGATGATCAAGCTCGGTTACGAACACGGCGTCAGCACGGTCGAACTGGTCTTCTACCGATTCGCGTTCGGCCTGCCGCCGCTGCTGCTGTGGATCGCCTGGACCCGCAACTTCACCGCATGGCGGACGCAGAGGCCGCTCGCCCATATCACCCGCACGGCGATCGGCCTCACGACGATGATGCTGGGTTTTTCGGCGCTCGCCTTCCTGCCGCTCGCGGAAGCGACCACGATCGGCTTCGTCGCGCCCTTGTTCGCGGTGCTGCTGTCGGCGCTGGTGCTGCGCGAGGAGGTCGGACGCCACCGCTGGAGTGCGGTCGCGGTCGGCTTCGGCGGCGTGCTGATCGTGATGCAGCCGCAGGGCACCGATCTGCCCCTGGCCGGGCTCGCGCTCGCCTTGCTGTCCGCCTTCGGCGTCGCGGCCGTCACGATCACGATCCGCCAGATCGGCCGGACCGAGGGGACGCAGACCACCGTGCTGTGGTTCACCGTCCTGTCGATGCTCGCGGTCGGGATGGCCATGCCCTTCTTCGCCGGTTTTCACGACAGCCGCACCTGGCTGATCCTGTTCGGGCTCGGCACGTTCGGCGGCGTCGCCCAATTGCTGATGACGGCGGCCCTGCGCTGCGCCCCCGTCTCGGTGGTGGCGCCGTTCGACTATGCGCAATTGCTCTGGGCGGTGCTGCTCGGCTGGCTGATCTGGAACACGCAGCCCGCCGCCTCGACCTGGCTGGGGGCCGCGGTGATCATCGCGAGCGGCCTGTATACGCTCTACCGCGAGCATCGCCTGGGCCGGGAAAAGCCACGTCCGGAGCCGCTTTGAGCCCGCCTGCCGCGCTCCATTGATGCGTTGACGGCGGTCCCCATATAGATGTCAAAGGGCCGTTCGGCCCTGTGTGGAGTTACAATGACCGAATCCTATCCCGTTCTCCCCCTGCGTGACATTGTCGTCTTCCCACAGATGATCGTTCCGCTGTTCGTGGGACGCGACAAATCCGTGGCGGCGCTCGAAAGCGCGATGGCGGCCGACAAGAGCATCTTCCTGGTCTCGCAGCTCGATCCGGCCGAGGACGACCCCGATCGCGACGCGCTCTACGACCTCGGCGTCGTCGCCACCGTGCTGCAGCTCCTGAAGCTTCCCGACGGCACGGTGCGCGTGCTCGTCGAAGGCCAGCGCCGTGCGACCCTGGCCGCGTTGCGCGACGAAGGCACGTTCCTCGCCGCCGAGATCGAGCCGATCGAGATCGACGACCCGGAAGGCGCCGACGTTTCGGCGCTGATGCGCTCGGTGGTCGACCAGTTCGAGAATTACGCCAAGCTCAACAAGAAGCTGCCGGCTGAAACCGCCGTCCAGCTCGGTCAGATCGAGGAGCCGTCGCGGCTCGCCGACGCGGTCGCGGCCAACATCACGATCAAGGTCTCGGACAAGCAGGCGCTGCTCGCCGAGCTGAACCCCATTCGCCGCCTCGAAATGACGTTCGCCTTCATGGAAGGCGAGCTTGGCGTGCTCCAGGTCGAGAAGAAGATCCGCTCGCGCGTGAAGCGCCAGATGGAGAAGACCCAGCGCGAATATTACTTGAACGAGCAGTTGAAGGCGATCCAGCGCGAGCTCGGCAACGAGGGCGAGGAAGGCGAAGGCGACGAGCTTGCCGAACTCGGCCGCAAGATCGCCAAGCTCAAGCTCTCCAAGGAGGCGCGCGGCAAGGCGACGCAGGAGCTCAAGAAGCTCAAGGCGATGGCGCCGATGTCGGCCGAGGCGACCGTCAGCCGCAACTATCTCGACGTGCTGCTCGGCCTGCCCTGGGGCAAGAAGTCGAAGCTCAAGCACGACATCGCCGAGGCGCAGCGCATCCTCGACGAGGACCATTATGGCCTCGAGAAGGTCAAGGACCGGATCGTCGAATATCTCGCCGTGCAGGCCCGCACCAACAAGCTGAAGGGGCCGATCCTGTGCCTCGTCGGCCCGCCGGGCGTCGGCAAGACCTCGCTCGGCCGCTCGATCGCCAAGGCGACCGGGCGCGAGTTCGTGCGCCAGTCCTTGGGCGGCGTGCGCGACGAGGCGGAGATTCGTGGCCACCGCCGCACCTATATCGGCAGCTTGCCGGGCAAGATCGTGTCGAACCTCAAGAAGGCCGGCACCTCGAACCCGCTGTTCCTGCTCGATGAGATCGACAAGCTCGGCCAGGATTTCCGCGGCGACCCCGCCTCCGCCCTGCTCGAAGTGCTCGATCCGGAGCAGAATTCGAAGTTCCAGGACCATTATCTCGAGATCGACTACGACCTCTCGGACATCATGTTCGTGACTACGGCGAACTCGCTGAACCTGCCGCAGCCCTTGCTCGACCGCATGGAGATCATCCGGCTCGAGGGCTACACCGAGGACGAGAAGGTCGAGATCGCGACCCGCCACCTCATCGAGAAGCAGATCGAATCACACGGCCTGAAAGAGGGCGAGTTGGTCTTCACCGAGCCCGGCCTCCGCGCGCTGATCCAGGGCTATACGCGCGAGGCCGGCGTGCGCACGCTCGAGCGCGAGATCGCCAAGGTCGCGCGCAAGGCGCTGCGCCAGATCCTCGAGGGCAAGACCGACAAGGTCGAGCTCACGCCGGACAATGTCGCCGACTTTGCCGGCGTGCGGAAATTCCGCCACGGCATCGGCGAGGAGGAGGACCAGATCGGCGCCGTCACCGGCCTCGCCTGGACCGAAGTCGGTGGCGAACTGCTGACGATCGAGGCGGTGACCGTGCCCGGCAAGGGCCAGATCAAGACCACCGGCAAATTGGGCGACGTCATGCAGGAGTCGATCCAGGCGGCCTTCTCGTTCGTGAAGGCGCGCGCGCCGAGCTACGGCGTCCGCCCGAGCCTGTTCGGCCGCAAGGACATCCACGTCCACCTCCCCGAGGGTGCCGTGCCCAAGGACGGTCCATCGGCCGGCATCGGCATGGTCACCGCGATAATCTCGACGCTGACGGGGATCCCGGTCCGTCGCGATATCGCCATGACCGGCGAAGTCACCCTGCGCGGCCGCGTGCTGCCGATCGGGGGCCTCAAGGAGAAATTGCTCGCGGCGCTGCGCGGCGGCATCGCCACCGTGCTGATCCCGGCCGAGAACGAAAAGGACCTCGCGGAAATCCCCGCCAACATCACGGCGGGCCTCGAGATCGTCCCGGTCAAGCATGTCGACGAGGTGCTCGCCCGCGCGCTCACCACCCCGGTGGTGCCGATCGAATGGACCGAGTCCGACGAGCTGGCGGCGGTAGCGCCGAGCGAGCTCGCGGTAACGGCCGACGAGGGCGCCGGAGCGACCAGCCGCCACTGACGTCCCGGTCTGGAACCGCTATATCCAATATGGAGGCGCGATTTTCCCCGGAAAATCGCGCTTTCCTTTTGACTCGTGTCCCTAACCTGTTTGAAGATGCCCGACGGCATTTGCCGCGATTCATAGTAACAGGGGTTCAGAGAGGATGAACAAACAGGAGCTTATCGGCGCAGTCGCCGAGACGACCGGTCTGAACCGGGGGGATGCGACCAAAGCGGTCGAGGGTGTGTTCGAAGTGATCGGCAACGCCCTCAAGAAGGGCGACGAAGTCCGGCTCGTGGGCTTCGGCACCTTCTCCTGCTCGAAGCGCAAGGCATCCACCGGCCGCAACCCGCGCACCGGCGAACCGATGCAGATCAAGGAATCCACCCAGCCCAAGTTCAAGGCGGGCAAGGGCCTCAAGGATTCTGTGAACGCCTGATTCGAAGGGGGGCCGGATGCGCGGGGGCGCTCCGGTCCTTTTTTCATCCGGCATATGCTGGACAGCCAGCGGGCACCCCATTATGGGGACGCCCGGAAGGCGGCATCGCCGCCTCTTTCCCGACCGACCGGCCCTTTCAGCCCGGTGGAAGCGTGGGCGCGTAGCTCAGTGGTAGAGCACACCCTTCACACGGGTGGGGTCGCAGGTTCAATCCCTGCCGCGCCCACCACGCTTCTCCCGTCGGTGCGCCCTTGAGCGGCATTCCCTTTGCGATCGAAGATGGCGGCGTGCGCCTCGCCGTGCGGCTGACCCCGCGCGCCCGGCGCGATGCGATCGGCGGTGTGGGCGAAGACGGCGAAGGGCGTCCGGTCCTCGCCCTCCGTCTCGCCGCTCCTCCGGTCGACGGCGCCGCCAACAAGGCGCTAATCGCCTTCCTGGCCAAGGCGCTGGCCATTCCGAAATCGTCCATCACCATCCGGTCGGGCGAGACCGCGCGGCAGAAGATGCTGTTCCTGGTCGGCGACGGCGAGGCGATCGCGCGGAAGCTGGCCGCACTCGTAACGGCTGGCTGACCCAGCCACCGTCATTGCGAGCCAAGCGAAGCAATCCAGCGACGCGGGCAGGGCGGTGACTGCTTCGTCGCTGCGCTCCTCGCAATGACGAGGTGCGTCAGCCGGCAGCAGCTTCGAGCGGGGCCGGCGCCGCCGCGCGGCCGAAAAGCTCGGCAACGATCTCGTAGGAGCGCAGCCGCGCCTTGTGGTCGTAGATTTGCGAAGTGATCATCACCTCGTCGGCGCCGGTGCGCTCGACGAACGCCTCGATCGCCGCCTTCACGCTGGGTGGCGAACCGATCGCCGAGACCGACAATGTCTGTTCCAGCATTGCCCGGGCGGCATGCGGCAACGAGTCGACATAGCCTTCCATGGGGGGCTTCAATTGGGTCGGCGCGCCGGTGCGGAGCTGGACGAAGGCCTGCTGCATCGAACTGGCCAGATATTCGCCCTCCTCGTCGGTCTCGGCCGCGAAGGCGTTGAAGCCGAGCATCACATAAGGCTTGTCGAGATATTCGGACGGCGTGAAACGCTCGCGATAGACCTGGATCGCCTCCATCATCATCTGCGGCGCGAAATGCGAGGCGAACGAATAAGGCAGGCCGAGCATCGCCGCGAGCTGCGCGCCGAACAGGCTCGAGCCAAGGATCCAGACCGGGATGTTGCTGCCCTCGCCCGGGATGGCGCGGACCTTCTGCCCCGGTGCGGGCGCGCCGAGATAATGGAGGAGTTCGACGACGTCGCGCGGGAACTGGTTGGGATCGGTGTCGAGGTTGCGGCGCAGCGCCTGGGCGGCGGCCATGTCGGTGCCGGGCGCCCTGCCGAGGCCGAGATCGATGCGGCCGGGATAAAGCGATTCCAGCGTGCCGAACTGCTCGGCGACCTGCAGCGGCGAATGGTTGGGCAGCATGATCCCGCCGGCGCCGACGCGGATCGTCGTCGTGCCTTCGGCGACATAGCCGAGCGCGACAGCGGTCGCGGCGCTGGCGATGCCCGGCATCGAATGGTGCTCGGCCATCCAGAAGCGGTTGTAGCCCCAGCGCTCGGTATGTTGGGCGAGGTCGCGGGCGTTGCGGAAAGCGAGGGCGGCGTCGCCCCCTTCGATGATCGGCGCAAGGTCGAGGACGGAGAAAGGTACCATGTGCCCGATATGGGGAACGGATCGCGCGAAGCTAGGCGTGGAGCCTTTTGTGCCGAAGGGAGTGGCCGGCACGCGTAACTGTCCTTGACGCTGGCCACGGCGCGCCCTTATGAGCGCCCCCGCAGACATTGCACCATGTGGCGATCGTAGCTCAGCTGGTTAGAGCGCTGGTTTGTGGTACCAGAGGTCGCGGGTTCAAACCCCGTCGATCGCCCCACTTGTTTGAAATTTCTCAGGAAAACCAGCCATGCAGTCGCCTTGGGAATATCCCGACTTCGATGACCATGAGGTCGTGCATTTCGTAACCGATGCCAAATCGGGGCTGAAGGCGGTGATTGCGGTCCATTCCACCCATCTCGGCGCGGGCGCGGGCGGCGTCCGCTTCTGGCATTATGCCGAGAGCGCCGACGCGGTCCGCGACGCGCTCCGCCTGTCGCGCGGCATGAGCTTCAAGAACGCCATGGCCGGCCTGCCGCTGGGCGGCGGCAAGGGCGTGATCCTGGCCGACGCCAACCGCACCAAGACTCCCGAAATGCTGGCCGCCTACGGCCGCGCCGTCGAGCAGCTGGGCGGCGCCTACGTGACGGCCGAGGATGTCGGCGTGAACGTCGACGATCTCGTCGCAGTCTCCAAGCATACCAAATATGTCTCGGGCCTGCCCGCCGCCGAGGGCGCGGTCGGCGGCGACCCGGGCCCGCACACGGCCTATGGCGTCTATCTCGGCGTCAAGGCGGCGGTGCAGCGCAAGCTCGGCAAGGACAGTCTTTCCGGCCTTCACCTCGCCATCCAGGGCGCCGGTTCGGTCGCGAGCGGCCTCGCCCGCCTCGCCGCCAAGGACGGCGCGCGCATCAGCCTCGCCGACATCGACCAGGGCCGCGCCCGGAAGCTGGCCGACGAAGTCGGCGGCACCGTGGTCGATCCCGAGGACATTTTGTCGCTCGAGGCCGACGTGCTCAGCCCGTGCGCGCTCGGCGCGATCCTGGCCGCCGAGACCATCGACGCACTGCGCGTGGCAGTCGTCGCCGGCGCGGCCAACAACCAGCTCGCCACTCCGGCCGAGGGCGATCGCATCCACCAGCGCGGCATCCTCTACGCGCCCGATTACGTGATCAACGCCGGCGGCATCATCAACGTCGCCTCGGAATATCTCGGCGACGCCGACGAGGCCGGCGTCCGCGCCAAGATCGAGCAGATTCCGGGCCGCCTCAACCAGATCTGGGACGAGAGCGACGCCACCGGGCGCAACCCGGCCGCCGTCGCCGACACCATGGCCAACCGCCTGATCGGCCGCGGCTGATCTACCACTGAAATCAAAAGAGGCTCGCCGGACTCACAGCCGGCGGGCCTTTTTTTTGTGTCGGCGACATGTTACTGACTGAACGGTCATTAAGTGAGTCGCCTCGATGGGCTCTCCGCCGAAACGCCGCCGACTGAAGGAACAGCGCCCCGCCGATATCATCGCGGCCGCGCTGGAGGTCTTTGCCGCGAAAGGCTTCGCCGGCGCGCGGATGGAGGAGATTGCGGCGCGGGCCGGGCTGTCGAAGGGCACCATCTACCTCTATTTTTCCACCAAGGAGGACCTGTTCCGCGCGGTCGTCCAGGCGGCCGTCGTCCCCAATATCGAGGCGATCCAGGCGACGGCGCTCGCCAGCGACCGGACGTTCGCGGAGCTGGTCCGCACCCTCCTCCCCCGCTTCGCCGAACTGATCACCGCGATCCCGCTCGGCGCCGTGCTCAAGATGGTGATCGGGGAATCGCGCAACTTCCCCGAACTCGCCCGGGTCTGGCATGACGACGTCGTCCAGCGCGGAGTCGGCCTGCTCAGCGCGATCATCGCGCAGGCGCAGGCGCGCGGCGAGGTGCGGCCGGGCGATCCGCGCATCCACGCTTTCTCGTTGATCGGGCCGATGCTGCTCGGCGTGATCTGGCGCGAAACCTTCACGCCGGTCGGCGCCGCCGAGGTCGACCTGCCGGCGGTCGCGCGCCAGCATGCCGAAACCGTGCTCGAAGGACTGATGGAGAAAGCGCCGTGAAGCCGCAGCGCGTCGTCATCCTGGTCCTCGCCATCCTGGCCGTGATCCTGCTCGGCTGGCGCCTGACGGCGGCGCGCTTCCAGCCCGCTCCCACCTTGTCGGGCTATATCGAGGGCGAGACGCTGTATCTCGCCGCGCCGGTCGCCGGCACGGTCGCCGAGCTCGACGTGCGTCGCGGCCAGCGCGTCGCTGCCGGCACGCGCCTGTTCGTGATCGAGCCCGACCAGCGCGCCGCCCAGACCGGCCGCGCCGAAGCCGAGCTCGCCGCCGCAGAGGCCCAGGCCGAGGACGCGCGCAAAGGCCAGCGTCCGGTCGAGCTCGCCATCCTCGAGGCCGACCAGGCCGCAGCCGAAGCGCAGGCGCGCGAGGCCCGTGCGGTCCTGAACCGCACCGCGCCGCTGGTCGCGAAAGGCATTTACGCCAAAGCCCGGCTCGACGACGCCCGCAGCGCCTATGAGAGCGCGGCGGCCCGGGTGGCGGCGGCGCAACGCCGCGTCGAAGCAGCGACGCTCGGCGCGCGCAGCGACCAGATCCGCGCCGCCGAGGCACGGGTTTCTCAGGCGCGGGCATCGGCCGCGGAGACCGGCGCGCGCGTCGCCGACATGGCGCCGTCGGCGCCGGCTGCGGGCCGGATCGAGGATACATTCTTCCAGCGCGGCGAATGGGCCGCCGCCAACAAGCCGGTCGTGGCCTTGATCCCCGACGATCACGTCTTCGTCCGCTTCTTCGTGCCCGAGCGGGACGTCTCCGCCTACCGGATCGGCCGCACGATCCGCTTCGGTTGCGACGGCTGCCCCGAGCGGAGCGCGACCATCTCCTATGTCAGCCCGCGGCCCGAATTCACGCCGCCGGTCATCTACAGCCGCGATTCGCGCGATCGCCTCGTCTTCCTGGTGGAAGCGCGCCCGGCGGACGGCGCATCGCTCGTTCCCGGTCTGCCGGTCGACGTGACGCCCTTGCCATGAGCGCGGTCGCCATCGACGTCGAAGGGCTCAGCAAGTCGTTCGGCGGCCGGCGCGTCGTCAAGGACCTGTCGATCGAGGTTCAAGAGGGGCGGATCACCGGCTTCCTCGGCCCCAACGGCTCGGGCAAGACCACCACCCTGCGCATGCTCTGCGGTCTGCTCACTCCCGACAGCGGCCGCGGCACCGCTTTGGGCCTCGACATCGTCGCCGACGCCGCCGAGGTGAAGCGCCAGACTGGCTACATGACGCAGCGTTTCTCGCTCTACGAGGATCTGACGGTCGAGGAGAATCTCCAGTTCGCCGCGCGCATCCACAGCCTCGACCGCCGTAGGGAGCGGGTCGCCGCCGCGCTCGACGATCTCGGCCTCGCCGAACGCCGCCGCCAGCTCGCCGGCACGCTCTCGGGCGGCTGGAAGCAGCGCCTCGCGCTGGCCGCG
This portion of the Sphingomonas sp. LY54 genome encodes:
- a CDS encoding TetR/AcrR family transcriptional regulator, giving the protein MGSPPKRRRLKEQRPADIIAAALEVFAAKGFAGARMEEIAARAGLSKGTIYLYFSTKEDLFRAVVQAAVVPNIEAIQATALASDRTFAELVRTLLPRFAELITAIPLGAVLKMVIGESRNFPELARVWHDDVVQRGVGLLSAIIAQAQARGEVRPGDPRIHAFSLIGPMLLGVIWRETFTPVGAAEVDLPAVARQHAETVLEGLMEKAP
- a CDS encoding Leu/Phe/Val dehydrogenase, translating into MQSPWEYPDFDDHEVVHFVTDAKSGLKAVIAVHSTHLGAGAGGVRFWHYAESADAVRDALRLSRGMSFKNAMAGLPLGGGKGVILADANRTKTPEMLAAYGRAVEQLGGAYVTAEDVGVNVDDLVAVSKHTKYVSGLPAAEGAVGGDPGPHTAYGVYLGVKAAVQRKLGKDSLSGLHLAIQGAGSVASGLARLAAKDGARISLADIDQGRARKLADEVGGTVVDPEDILSLEADVLSPCALGAILAAETIDALRVAVVAGAANNQLATPAEGDRIHQRGILYAPDYVINAGGIINVASEYLGDADEAGVRAKIEQIPGRLNQIWDESDATGRNPAAVADTMANRLIGRG
- a CDS encoding DUF167 domain-containing protein, which produces MSGIPFAIEDGGVRLAVRLTPRARRDAIGGVGEDGEGRPVLALRLAAPPVDGAANKALIAFLAKALAIPKSSITIRSGETARQKMLFLVGDGEAIARKLAALVTAG
- the ccmE gene encoding cytochrome c maturation protein CcmE, translating into MKAKNQRLTLLILAIGAVLAAVLLGMSALKDEAAYFYAPADVARKGLPLDRAVRIGGMVSDGSIKRAADGVTIDFLVHDETKAVIPVRFTGIAPDLFKENSGVVAEGRFQPDGTFVATEILAKHDENYMPPQLAGDKHKSETLQ
- a CDS encoding HU family DNA-binding protein, whose translation is MNKQELIGAVAETTGLNRGDATKAVEGVFEVIGNALKKGDEVRLVGFGTFSCSKRKASTGRNPRTGEPMQIKESTQPKFKAGKGLKDSVNA
- the ccmD gene encoding heme exporter protein CcmD, which translates into the protein MNHWPFIIGSYALTVLGTLGVTAWSYAAMKRAERDADALRRDR
- the ccmC gene encoding heme ABC transporter permease CcmC; this encodes MHKFANPARFLKLARPLTAWLGWVGCGLILLALGAGLFVVPADYLQGDSVRIMYVHVPAAWLGMGGWTGIAIASLLQIVWRHPLATVAARAIAVPGALFTAICLVTGSLWGRPTWGTYWEWDGRMTSMLVLLFLYVAYIALDDADRERGGEGRITAIFGLLGAINIPIIHYSVLWWNTLHQGQSISFVRGTSTIDASMLWPVLVAAVGFSCLFGAIVLMRMRTILARQKIEARLRRMAA
- the lon gene encoding endopeptidase La, whose product is MTESYPVLPLRDIVVFPQMIVPLFVGRDKSVAALESAMAADKSIFLVSQLDPAEDDPDRDALYDLGVVATVLQLLKLPDGTVRVLVEGQRRATLAALRDEGTFLAAEIEPIEIDDPEGADVSALMRSVVDQFENYAKLNKKLPAETAVQLGQIEEPSRLADAVAANITIKVSDKQALLAELNPIRRLEMTFAFMEGELGVLQVEKKIRSRVKRQMEKTQREYYLNEQLKAIQRELGNEGEEGEGDELAELGRKIAKLKLSKEARGKATQELKKLKAMAPMSAEATVSRNYLDVLLGLPWGKKSKLKHDIAEAQRILDEDHYGLEKVKDRIVEYLAVQARTNKLKGPILCLVGPPGVGKTSLGRSIAKATGREFVRQSLGGVRDEAEIRGHRRTYIGSLPGKIVSNLKKAGTSNPLFLLDEIDKLGQDFRGDPASALLEVLDPEQNSKFQDHYLEIDYDLSDIMFVTTANSLNLPQPLLDRMEIIRLEGYTEDEKVEIATRHLIEKQIESHGLKEGELVFTEPGLRALIQGYTREAGVRTLEREIAKVARKALRQILEGKTDKVELTPDNVADFAGVRKFRHGIGEEEDQIGAVTGLAWTEVGGELLTIEAVTVPGKGQIKTTGKLGDVMQESIQAAFSFVKARAPSYGVRPSLFGRKDIHVHLPEGAVPKDGPSAGIGMVTAIISTLTGIPVRRDIAMTGEVTLRGRVLPIGGLKEKLLAALRGGIATVLIPAENEKDLAEIPANITAGLEIVPVKHVDEVLARALTTPVVPIEWTESDELAAVAPSELAVTADEGAGATSRH
- a CDS encoding DMT family transporter, producing the protein MADPASPSPPQQNRLLGILLRLGATTCFGFMAAMIKLGYEHGVSTVELVFYRFAFGLPPLLLWIAWTRNFTAWRTQRPLAHITRTAIGLTTMMLGFSALAFLPLAEATTIGFVAPLFAVLLSALVLREEVGRHRWSAVAVGFGGVLIVMQPQGTDLPLAGLALALLSAFGVAAVTITIRQIGRTEGTQTTVLWFTVLSMLAVGMAMPFFAGFHDSRTWLILFGLGTFGGVAQLLMTAALRCAPVSVVAPFDYAQLLWAVLLGWLIWNTQPAASTWLGAAVIIASGLYTLYREHRLGREKPRPEPL
- a CDS encoding heme lyase CcmF/NrfE family subunit, with the translated sequence MIAEAGLAALWLAASLSLMQLAFGAFALRQGGESLLGTVRPVAAAQAVLVAISFACLVLLFLRTDLSVALVAANSHSAKPWLYKFAGAWGNHEGSMLLWVTVLAVAGGAVALFERKLEQRTLIATLAAQAAIALGFYAFLLFASNPFERLNPAPAQGQGLNPLLQDPGLAFHPPTLYFGYVGISIAFSFAVGALVTRDVGAAFARAMRPWVLAAWIFLTLGITAGSYWAYYELGWGGWWFWDPVENASLMPWLAATALLHSVTVLATRDSLRAWTVMLAVVAFSMSMVGTFLVRSGILTSVHAFAVDPERGFFILILLTLYIGGALALFALRVGTVREGATFEPVSREGALVANNLLLSAILGIVLVGTLYPLGVEAVTGEKLSVGPPYFNSAAGPLALAMVAIMAAGPLIRWRRDKARDVLARIAVPVLLSAVMLFALVLLAPGVGILPLAGLVLAFGVGAASVAPLWKRNLRRTPLFTWGMVIAHLGIAVSLVGMASESAFTKETLVAVAPGQTAEVGPYRIRFDKVDPIAGPNWTAIEATLTARRGDGKPFTLHPQARMFSSPPTETSEADITTVLDGQLYTVLGKPDEQGRWQLRLWWKPFVTLIWFGGILIALGGLLSLVGRVRRERRVKLEEAYA
- a CDS encoding HlyD family secretion protein, whose protein sequence is MKPQRVVILVLAILAVILLGWRLTAARFQPAPTLSGYIEGETLYLAAPVAGTVAELDVRRGQRVAAGTRLFVIEPDQRAAQTGRAEAELAAAEAQAEDARKGQRPVELAILEADQAAAEAQAREARAVLNRTAPLVAKGIYAKARLDDARSAYESAAARVAAAQRRVEAATLGARSDQIRAAEARVSQARASAAETGARVADMAPSAPAAGRIEDTFFQRGEWAAANKPVVALIPDDHVFVRFFVPERDVSAYRIGRTIRFGCDGCPERSATISYVSPRPEFTPPVIYSRDSRDRLVFLVEARPADGASLVPGLPVDVTPLP
- a CDS encoding LLM class flavin-dependent oxidoreductase codes for the protein MVPFSVLDLAPIIEGGDAALAFRNARDLAQHTERWGYNRFWMAEHHSMPGIASAATAVALGYVAEGTTTIRVGAGGIMLPNHSPLQVAEQFGTLESLYPGRIDLGLGRAPGTDMAAAQALRRNLDTDPNQFPRDVVELLHYLGAPAPGQKVRAIPGEGSNIPVWILGSSLFGAQLAAMLGLPYSFASHFAPQMMMEAIQVYRERFTPSEYLDKPYVMLGFNAFAAETDEEGEYLASSMQQAFVQLRTGAPTQLKPPMEGYVDSLPHAARAMLEQTLSVSAIGSPPSVKAAIEAFVERTGADEVMITSQIYDHKARLRSYEIVAELFGRAAAPAPLEAAAG